Proteins co-encoded in one Montipora capricornis isolate CH-2021 chromosome 12, ASM3666992v2, whole genome shotgun sequence genomic window:
- the LOC138026867 gene encoding uncharacterized protein, which yields MILSVITRWAGMITTSRKTIPLIALCVLGYLYWMRNFHKCLSTPPRIYLHAVNTTRDNALYADFMETWCLVKRMRTDWKRILRPCARQMAWGDHGGYEPLANRTDATKSYLTRWDIRPAGQFSRFDIQSATQDNLDKKIGGDSWRVHIRGPSSLSPTVIDHNNGTYQVTFLALEPGKYDVEVVLEYSQCDGYKDPPKNWFIKGNAQGRYQPPDALPGRKRPFLLKHLWAGAPFEISIPPSTEQLIQKVIKKFGSVNLPCGIKCSSLWDGNGRWVNETWRPYLKEEPQAIHNTPPGSPNTLWIYGDSVGDFFYKSIIRQPLCKKIFRRCNSTYNWVYTISDRNLSRARLQNDDKDFSIRRVLTEIFDVTSQPSMKDNSVLILNMGLHYVHTINFTTYQSLIDKTIRMLTERFKTNKKSWKFNAKLIWKTTTAIYMEKYGDPRTNARHSSSIRFLTYQRMLLFNAYATHAMCRAGVDVLDVFPISDAYPGGTGLPRKMYDAVHFKPHVFQPVVDLLQSYFGGQ from the exons ATGATTTTATCAGTGATAACAAGATGGGCTGGCATGATAACCACATCGCGAAAAACTATTCCATTGATAGCTTTGTGTGTCTTGGGGTATCTGTATTGGATGCGCAACTTCCACAAATGTCTTAGTACACCTCCCAGAATCTATCTGCATGCAGTGAACACCACGCGCGACAACGCGCTTTACGCGGACTTCATGGAGACCTGGTGTCTGGTGAAACGAATGAGGACGGACTGGAAACGAATCTTACGACCTTGCGCAAGACAAATGGCGTGGGGGGATCATGGTGGATACGAGCCGCTGGCAAATAGAACAGACGCGACAAAAAGCTATCTAACACGATGGGATATAAGACCGGCGGGACAGTTCAGTCGATTTGACATACAGTCCGCAACACAAGATAACCTGGACAAAAAGATCGGCGGGGATTCTTGGCGGGTTCACATACGAGGTCCCTCGTCTTTATCTCCGACAGTTATTGACCATAATAATGGCACGTACCAAGTGACGTTTCTTGCTCTGGAGCCGGGAAAATATGACGTGGAAGTTGTATTAGAATACTCACAATGTGATGGGtataaagatccaccaaagaaCTGGTTTATCAAAG GTAATGCCCAAGGTAGATATCAGCCGCCAGACGCCCTTCCGGGACGCAAAAGACCGTTTCTGTTAAAACATCTCTGGGCTGGAGCACCCTTTGAGATTTCCATTCCACCTTCAACTGAACAGCTTATTCAGA AGGTGATAAAGAAGTTCGGTAGTGTGAACCTACCTTGTGGAATCAAGTGCTCCAGCTTGTGGGATGGCAACGGAAGATGGGTGAATGAAACATGGAGACCATATCTGAAAG AAGAACCGCAAGCAATTCACAATACTCCACCAGGGTCACCCAACACGCTGTGGATTTATGGCGATTCCGTTGGAGATTTCTTCTACAAATCCATTATCAGACAGCCTCTCTGTAAAAAGATATTCAGAAGATGCAACAGCACTTACAATTGGGTTTATACCATTTCTGATAGAAATTTATCAAGAGCAAGACTGCAAAACGACGATAAAGACTTCAGTATCCGCAGAGTGTTGACTGAAATATTTGATGTGACTTCTCAGCCTTCCATGAAAGATAACAGCGTGCTTATTCTGAATATGGGGCTGCATTACGTTCACACTATTAACTTTACAACTTACCAGAGTCTAATCGATAAAACCATTCGAATGTTGACAGAAAGAttcaaaacgaacaagaaatcGTGGAAATTCAATGCCAAACTTATTTGGAAGACAACGACTGCGATTTACATGGAGAAATATGGCGACCCAAGGACCAACGCTAGGCATTCGAGCAGCATTCGATTTTTAACCTATCAG CGCATGTTGTTATTCAATGCATATGCTACGCACGCAATGTGCAGAGCAGGAGTAGATGTACTAGATGTATTCCCAATCAGCGACGCATACCCCGGTGGAACTGGGTTACCAAGAAAGATGTACGACGCAGTACATTTTAAACCTCATGTGTTTCAGCCGGTCGTAGACTTACTTCAAAGCTACTTCGGTGGTCAATAA